The following coding sequences are from one Asterias amurensis chromosome 8, ASM3211899v1 window:
- the LOC139940672 gene encoding solute carrier family 49 member A3-like: MSSGDIPLASSFDKKNGQGLLNYHTGDDGVEDGVKHPYVVYRSRWYVLATLAALNFSNAMAWICFAAITNITAVYYNVTPDDVNWLSLIYLIVTVPFGFLASWVLDTFGIRTGMLIGSWVNLLGITLRFFSTLPAVPEDSRFTVVMCGQGLAALAQPFLLFTPTKLAAVWFPDNQRAIANTLGSMSNPLGILVSFLLSSLIVSKPADIPTMLWVYIIPAAVACAMCTLGVCQSAPPTPPSASAAGDHETFLAGLQKCIDNLPFMLLMLTFGGGYGLFNGLSTFLEQIVCPIGYNDNFAGLVGGLMIAFGLVGAVVSGLIVDRTKAFTPVTKISFTFAVLFCIFMTVFTHFAYMGIGVAVGAIGFGLFGFALFPIALELGVECTYPVAEGTSAGLLQISGQFQGIILILVGQYLAQPLNIDEVPAQQCVSFDGPQSEGTTTPVTFADNVTYMSTLDTTESMSSIETTESTPIFIQHMTVPMYVFCGYALVSCLLLVIFFKTRYRRIEAEQDAKE; this comes from the exons ATGTCGAGCGGCGACATTCCTCTAGCATCTTCATTTGACAAGAAGAACGGACAGGGTTTGTTGAATTATCACACCGGGGATGATGGTGTTGAGGATGGTGTTAAACACCCGTACGTAGTGTACAGGAGCCGGTGGTATGTGCTTGCAACACTCGCTGCTCTCAACTTCTCCAATGCTATG GCATGGATCTGTTTTGCAGCAATCACCAACATAACAGCTGTGTACTACAATGTAACCCCAGATGATGTTAACTGGTTATCTCTAATATATCTGATAGTTACAGTACCCTTTGGCTTTCTCGCTAGTTGGGTATTAGACACATTCGGCATCCGCACTGGA ATGCTTATAGGTTCTTGGGTGAATCTTCTTGGCATCACTTTAAGATTCTTCAGCACCCTTCCTGCAGTTCCAGAGGATAGTCGCTTCACCGTGGTTATGTGTGGCCAGGGTTTGGCAGCCCTGGCCCAGCCGTTTCTCCTGTTTACACCCACCAAGCTTGCTGCAGTGTGGTTTCCAGATAACCAGCGAGCCATTGCAAACACGTTGGGTTCAATGTCAAACCCGCTGGGAATTCTTGTGTCATTTTTACTGTCTTCCTTAATCGTGTCGAAGCCTGCAGATATACCAACAATG CTATGGGTGTACATCATACCGGCAGCAGTAGCATGTGCGATGTGTACTTTGGGTGTGTGTCAGAGTGCACCGCCTACCCCACCCTCAGCGAGTGCAGCGGGAGATCATGAAACATTTCTAGCTGGACTCCAAAAG tgcaTTGACAATCTGCCTTTTATGCTACTCATGCTAACATTTGGAGGTGGATACGGATTGTTCAACGGTCTGAGTACCTTCCTAGAGCAGATCGTTTGTCCAATCGGCTATAATGAC AATTTCGCTGGTTTGGTAGGCGGTCTTATGATAGCTTTTGGACTGGTTGGTGCTGTGGTGTCTGGGCTGATTGTAGATAGAACCAAAGCCTTCACCCCAGTTACTAAGATTTCATTCACATTTGCTgttcttttttgtatttttatgacaGTG TTTACACACTTTGCATATATGGGTATCGGCGTTGCTGTGGGTGCTATTGGATTCGGATTATTTGGTTTCGCGCTCTTTCCTATTGCCTTAGAACTTGGAGTTGAATGCACATACCCAGTAGCAGAGGGAACCAGCGCAGGTCTACTACAGATATCAGG gcaatttcaaggcatCATTCTCATCCTGGTTGGTCAGTATCTTGCCCAGCCTCTCAACATAGACGAGGTGCCTGCCCAGCAGTGTGTTTCCTTTGATGGACCACAGTCTGAAGGCACCACGACACCAGTGACATTCGCTGACAATGTCACCTACATGTCAACACTGGATACGACAGAAAGTATGTCATCAATTGAGACGACAGAAAGTACACCTATTTTTATTCAGCATATGACAG TACCCATGTATGTGTTCTGTGGCTATGCTCTGGTTTCGTGCTTGCTACTGGTCATCTTCTTCAAGACAAGATACAGAAGAATAGAAGCTGAGCAGGATGCAAAGGAGTAG